The following proteins are co-located in the Pseudomonas synxantha genome:
- a CDS encoding GlxA family transcriptional regulator, producing the protein MKTVAMALFPDFLLLDMAGPLEVFSIANRYLPAADHYQILTIGTEPGPLRASNGVMVQTDLLLEQDHAAYDLLLVPGGPGAYNECHPALLPWLKTAAPRSRRFGSICTGAFVLGHAGLLDGHRVTTHWHYTERLIKAFPNAIVETDRIYLQDGRLITSGGVTAGIDLALSVVAQDHGKQVAVDVAKVLLVVMKRQGGQAQFSPMTAAVAPQETAITRVQNHVLAHLEQAFTIESMAELAGMSARHFARLFAKDVQMTPMAFLQGARIDRARHLLETTDLPLKTVAFHAGFGSVRHMRFLFSEKLGLNPTQYRQQFS; encoded by the coding sequence ATGAAAACCGTGGCCATGGCGCTGTTCCCGGACTTCCTGCTGCTCGACATGGCCGGGCCGCTGGAAGTGTTTTCGATTGCCAACCGCTACCTGCCGGCAGCCGACCACTATCAGATCCTGACCATTGGCACTGAGCCCGGTCCGCTGCGGGCCTCCAACGGGGTGATGGTGCAGACCGATTTGCTGCTGGAGCAGGACCATGCCGCCTATGACCTGCTGCTGGTGCCGGGCGGCCCGGGCGCCTATAACGAATGCCATCCCGCGCTGCTGCCCTGGCTGAAAACAGCGGCGCCACGGTCCCGGCGTTTCGGCTCGATCTGCACCGGCGCCTTCGTGCTCGGGCATGCGGGCTTGCTCGACGGGCACCGCGTGACCACCCACTGGCATTACACCGAGCGCTTGATCAAGGCGTTCCCCAACGCCATTGTCGAGACCGATCGCATTTACTTGCAGGACGGGCGCCTGATCACCTCGGGTGGCGTCACCGCCGGTATCGACCTGGCCCTTTCGGTAGTTGCCCAGGACCACGGCAAGCAAGTGGCGGTGGATGTAGCCAAGGTGCTGCTGGTGGTGATGAAACGCCAGGGCGGTCAGGCCCAGTTCAGCCCGATGACCGCTGCCGTGGCGCCCCAGGAAACCGCGATCACCCGCGTTCAGAACCATGTGCTGGCGCATCTGGAGCAAGCCTTTACCATCGAGTCCATGGCCGAACTGGCCGGCATGAGTGCACGGCATTTTGCGCGACTGTTCGCCAAGGACGTGCAGATGACGCCCATGGCGTTCCTGCAGGGCGCACGCATCGACCGTGCCCGGCACTTGTTGGAAACCACCGACCTGCCGCTCAAGACCGTGGCGTTCCACGCAGGCTTCGGCAGCGTGCGGCATATGCGCTTTCTGTTCAGTGAGAAGCTTGGCCTGAACCCTACCCAATACCGACAACAGTTCAGTTAA
- a CDS encoding pirin family protein, with protein sequence MLTLRKASERGAANHGWLKSFHTFSFANYWNPNEQGFSDLLVINDDRVAAGKGFGQHPHRDMEIFSYVLEGALEHKDTLGTGSVIRPGDVQLMSAGSGVAHSEFNHSQRLGVHFLQIWIVPNEAGAKPRYQQEHFSEAQKRGRLQLIISPDGANGSLNVRQDARVYAGLFNGDESTRLELAPDRYAYVHVARGSVELNGQRLQEGDGVRVREERQLRLSHGEDAEVLVFDLRPNELPQMP encoded by the coding sequence ATGCTGACCCTTCGCAAAGCTTCCGAACGCGGCGCCGCCAATCACGGTTGGTTGAAGTCGTTCCACACCTTCTCTTTCGCCAACTACTGGAACCCCAACGAACAGGGTTTTTCCGACCTGCTGGTCATCAACGATGACCGCGTCGCCGCCGGCAAAGGCTTTGGCCAGCACCCGCACCGCGACATGGAGATTTTCTCCTACGTGCTCGAAGGCGCCCTGGAACACAAGGACACCCTGGGCACCGGCTCGGTGATCCGCCCCGGCGATGTGCAGTTGATGAGCGCCGGCAGCGGCGTGGCCCACAGTGAGTTCAACCACAGCCAACGCCTGGGGGTGCACTTCCTGCAAATCTGGATCGTGCCCAACGAGGCCGGCGCCAAGCCGCGCTATCAGCAGGAACACTTCAGTGAAGCGCAGAAGCGCGGGCGCTTGCAGTTGATCATCTCCCCGGACGGCGCCAATGGCTCGCTGAACGTTCGCCAGGATGCACGGGTGTATGCCGGGCTATTCAACGGCGACGAAAGCACACGCCTGGAGCTGGCGCCGGATCGCTACGCCTACGTTCATGTGGCGCGCGGCAGCGTTGAACTCAATGGCCAACGCTTGCAGGAAGGCGACGGTGTGCGGGTGCGTGAAGAGCGCCAGCTTCGCCTGAGCCATGGCGAGGACGCCGAGGTGCTGGTGTTCGACCTGCGCCCCAATGAGCTGCCGCAGATGCCGTGA
- a CDS encoding thioesterase family protein yields the protein MNLWFRLLHMLLRRPWRKPVHGLDTTVVRMRVWPLDLDLNRHVTNGRYFTLADVARMDFVLRTGAFRVALRHKAVPIVGDTWGKFRRELKLFEVFDVHTRMLGWDHKWSLMEHRFVSNGRVIGVVVMRGVFRSAKGTLPPAEFVRELGLDEVSPPMPQWLSEWARSCDEMSVQLRAEEQR from the coding sequence ATGAATCTCTGGTTTCGATTACTGCACATGCTGTTGCGCCGCCCCTGGCGCAAACCGGTACATGGCCTGGACACCACGGTGGTGCGCATGCGCGTCTGGCCCCTGGATCTGGATCTCAATCGGCATGTCACCAATGGCCGGTATTTCACCCTGGCGGATGTTGCACGCATGGATTTTGTCTTGCGCACGGGCGCCTTCCGTGTGGCGCTGCGTCACAAGGCGGTGCCGATCGTGGGCGATACCTGGGGCAAGTTTCGCCGAGAATTGAAGCTGTTCGAGGTCTTCGACGTGCACACCCGCATGCTCGGCTGGGACCACAAGTGGAGCCTGATGGAGCACCGTTTCGTCAGCAATGGCCGAGTGATTGGCGTGGTGGTGATGCGTGGAGTGTTCCGAAGCGCCAAAGGCACCCTGCCCCCAGCGGAGTTTGTGCGAGAGCTGGGGTTGGACGAAGTCTCACCGCCGATGCCGCAATGGCTGAGTGAATGGGCACGTAGTTGCGATGAGATGAGTGTGCAACTACGGGCAGAAGAACAGCGTTGA
- a CDS encoding Fic family protein, whose amino-acid sequence MAKIQKPVDFEVLLKRHGLEIFELARTFKAIDEKGRYLHWDEFRRYPAPGINKEAAWAAIKMSRACASKTLELRSECDRPFFLYTTDFCDAVIHAVESVTSRLGGAKASSPQYRDNTQYLVDSLMMEEAISSAQLEGAATTRKIAKDMLAKERTPQNDDERMILNNYHLMKQAKYSKDDNLSIALICEFHGIATAGIEEDEAHPGQLRGTDDIFVGGAGDEVVHQPPQATLLPARLEALCRFANDRHDGQDGRHFIHPVVKAIILHFMLGYEHPFRDGNGRTARCLFYWFMLKSGYWPFEYISISTLLKEAPMQYGRSYIHTETDAFDLTYFVIYQLRVIERAINEFMAYFESKRKEAVELMSWLNTLGLQDDLNNRQGHFLKKVLQHPGRIFMPKELTHDYDISENTARKDLEKLAAMKVLFKVQEGKSFLYVAREDGQANLKKLISAG is encoded by the coding sequence ATGGCCAAGATCCAAAAGCCAGTGGATTTCGAGGTGCTGTTAAAACGTCACGGTCTGGAAATCTTTGAGTTGGCCCGCACCTTCAAGGCGATTGACGAGAAAGGTCGGTATTTGCACTGGGATGAGTTTCGACGCTATCCCGCGCCGGGTATCAACAAAGAAGCGGCATGGGCAGCAATCAAAATGTCACGGGCCTGTGCGAGCAAAACCTTGGAGTTGCGCAGCGAATGCGACAGGCCTTTTTTCTTGTACACCACTGATTTTTGCGACGCGGTGATTCATGCCGTGGAATCGGTCACATCCAGGTTGGGTGGGGCTAAGGCTTCGTCTCCCCAATACCGCGACAACACTCAATACCTGGTCGACTCACTGATGATGGAGGAAGCGATCTCCAGCGCCCAGCTGGAAGGCGCCGCGACCACGCGCAAGATCGCCAAGGACATGCTGGCCAAGGAGCGCACGCCTCAGAATGATGATGAGCGGATGATCCTGAATAACTATCACCTGATGAAGCAAGCCAAATACAGCAAGGACGATAACCTCTCTATTGCGCTGATCTGCGAGTTTCACGGCATTGCCACGGCGGGCATTGAAGAGGACGAGGCTCATCCGGGGCAGCTCAGGGGCACTGACGATATTTTTGTGGGAGGTGCAGGGGATGAAGTCGTCCACCAACCGCCTCAGGCAACGCTGCTGCCGGCCAGGCTGGAAGCGCTTTGCCGATTTGCCAATGACCGACATGACGGCCAGGATGGCAGGCACTTTATCCATCCCGTAGTGAAAGCTATCATCCTCCACTTTATGCTTGGTTACGAGCACCCCTTCAGGGACGGCAACGGGCGAACGGCGCGGTGTTTGTTTTACTGGTTCATGCTCAAAAGCGGCTATTGGCCCTTTGAGTACATCTCCATCAGCACGCTGCTCAAGGAGGCGCCCATGCAATATGGGCGCTCATACATCCATACGGAAACTGACGCTTTTGATTTGACCTATTTCGTCATTTATCAACTACGGGTTATCGAGCGTGCCATCAATGAATTCATGGCGTACTTCGAAAGCAAACGCAAAGAAGCCGTGGAACTGATGAGCTGGCTGAATACGCTTGGGTTGCAGGATGACTTGAATAACCGGCAGGGGCATTTCTTGAAGAAAGTCCTGCAACACCCTGGGCGCATCTTCATGCCCAAGGAACTCACCCATGACTATGACATTTCGGAAAACACCGCACGCAAGGACCTTGAGAAGCTGGCTGCCATGAAGGTGCTGTTCAAAGTGCAGGAAGGTAAGAGCTTCCTCTACGTTGCCCGCGAGGATGGTCAAGCCAACTTGAAGAAGCTGATATCGGCAGGCTAG
- the pvdM gene encoding pyoverdine-tailoring dipeptidase-like protein PvdM: MTKSRSKKALYIGLPLALAIGAGSGFLIWDQWFKGNAGYSLEVIKQANEMQDRLLSFDSHITVPLDFGTAGNEADKDGSGQFDLAKAARGRLSGAALTIFGWPEIWSGPNAPHKPTDGFVEEARHEQEVRYKIISGMVRDFPNQVGIAYTPDDMRRLHGEGKFAIFISMLNAYPLGNDLNQLDLWAARGMRMFGFSYIGNNAWSDSSRPLPFFNDSTDALEGLSPIGQQAVHRLNDLGVIIDVSQMSTKALEQVAQLSRTPMVASHSAPRASVDIPRNLSDKELQLIKNSGGVVQVVGFPAYLRPLSQPTQNKLNALRARFDLPPLPNLAMALMPGDAIIAAWPEQRFGQYASALYAILEEEPKATLKDLGDAIDYTVRKIGIDHVGIASDFNDGGGLKGWENVGEVRNVTAELIQRGYSEADIAKLWGGNFLRVWDQVQKAAKPLANR, translated from the coding sequence ATGACAAAATCACGTTCGAAAAAGGCGCTGTATATCGGCCTGCCGTTGGCCCTGGCTATCGGCGCCGGGTCCGGTTTTCTGATCTGGGACCAGTGGTTCAAGGGCAACGCCGGCTACTCGCTGGAGGTGATCAAGCAAGCCAATGAAATGCAGGATCGCCTGTTGTCGTTTGACAGCCATATCACCGTGCCCCTGGATTTCGGCACGGCGGGTAATGAGGCCGACAAGGATGGCAGCGGCCAGTTCGACCTGGCCAAGGCAGCGCGTGGCAGATTGTCCGGCGCCGCGCTGACGATTTTTGGCTGGCCGGAAATCTGGAGCGGCCCCAACGCTCCCCACAAGCCCACCGACGGCTTTGTCGAAGAGGCCCGCCATGAGCAGGAGGTGCGCTACAAGATCATTTCCGGCATGGTCCGCGACTTTCCCAACCAGGTGGGCATCGCCTACACCCCGGACGATATGCGGCGCCTGCACGGCGAAGGCAAGTTTGCAATTTTCATCAGCATGCTCAACGCCTATCCCCTGGGCAATGATCTGAACCAGCTCGACCTGTGGGCCGCACGCGGCATGCGCATGTTCGGTTTCAGCTACATCGGCAATAACGCCTGGTCCGACTCGTCGCGCCCGTTGCCGTTTTTCAATGATTCGACCGACGCCCTCGAGGGCCTGTCGCCCATCGGCCAACAAGCGGTGCACCGCCTGAATGACCTGGGAGTGATCATCGACGTGTCGCAGATGTCGACCAAGGCCCTGGAGCAAGTCGCGCAATTGAGCCGCACGCCGATGGTGGCGTCCCACTCGGCGCCACGGGCGTCGGTGGATATCCCACGCAACCTCAGCGACAAGGAACTGCAACTGATCAAGAACAGCGGCGGCGTGGTGCAGGTGGTGGGCTTCCCCGCGTACCTGCGCCCCTTGAGCCAACCGACCCAGAACAAGCTCAACGCCCTGCGCGCGCGCTTCGACCTGCCGCCGTTGCCCAACCTGGCCATGGCCTTGATGCCCGGCGACGCAATCATTGCCGCCTGGCCCGAGCAACGCTTCGGCCAATACGCCAGCGCGCTGTACGCCATCCTCGAGGAAGAACCCAAGGCCACCCTCAAGGACCTGGGGGACGCCATCGACTACACCGTGCGCAAGATCGGCATCGATCACGTAGGCATCGCCTCGGACTTCAACGACGGCGGCGGCCTCAAGGGCTGGGAGAACGTCGGCGAAGTGCGCAATGTCACCGCCGAACTGATCCAGCGCGGCTACTCCGAAGCCGATATCGCCAAGCTGTGGGGAGGCAACTTCCTGCGCGTGTGGGACCAGGTACAAAAAGCCGCCAAGCCATTGGCCAACCGCTAA
- a CDS encoding aminotransferase class V-fold PLP-dependent enzyme — MTDRRTFLKQAGVFAASLPLGTALLPQAVAATTNDPWTGLKQLFNQDPDYLHLSNFLVASHPKPVREAIERYRMQIDRNPGLAMDWDLQETWKREGQVREWAGRYLNATPAQIALTGSTSEGLAMIYGGIKVRPDQEILTTVHEHYATQSSLDFRALKQGTRVRRIHLFENAAQVSADEVLGNIQRNLRPNTRVLGMTWVQSGSGVKLPIGEIGQLVNEHNRNRDDNDRILYVVDGVHGFGVENLDFPDMHCDFFIAGTHKWMFGPRGTGLVCARDAENKYVTPMVPTFSEDKDFATSMTPGGYHAFEHRWAADEAFKLHLQLGKAPVQARIHALNTELKDQLLAHPQIELVTPRSPELSAGFTFFRVKGQNSDEVAAYLMKNRVVVDAVDRDVGPVIRTAPGLLNSSDELQRFVTLLSQRL, encoded by the coding sequence ATGACCGACCGCCGTACATTTCTCAAGCAGGCCGGCGTCTTTGCCGCGAGCCTGCCACTGGGCACCGCACTGCTACCCCAGGCAGTGGCAGCCACTACGAACGACCCATGGACGGGACTAAAACAGCTGTTCAACCAGGACCCGGATTACCTGCACCTTTCCAACTTCCTGGTGGCCTCGCACCCCAAGCCGGTGCGCGAGGCCATTGAACGCTACCGCATGCAAATCGACCGCAACCCAGGGCTGGCGATGGACTGGGACCTGCAGGAAACCTGGAAGCGTGAAGGTCAGGTGCGCGAATGGGCCGGCCGCTACCTGAATGCAACCCCTGCACAAATCGCCCTCACCGGCAGCACGTCCGAAGGGCTGGCGATGATTTATGGCGGGATCAAGGTACGACCGGACCAGGAAATCCTTACCACGGTGCATGAGCACTACGCCACGCAGAGCAGCCTGGATTTTCGTGCGCTCAAGCAGGGCACCCGGGTGCGTCGTATCCACCTGTTCGAGAACGCCGCCCAGGTATCCGCCGACGAAGTGCTGGGCAACATCCAACGCAACCTCCGCCCCAATACCCGTGTGCTGGGTATGACCTGGGTGCAATCCGGCAGCGGTGTGAAACTGCCCATCGGCGAGATCGGCCAACTGGTGAACGAACATAACCGCAACCGTGACGACAACGACCGCATCCTCTATGTGGTCGACGGCGTACACGGCTTCGGCGTCGAGAACCTGGATTTCCCGGACATGCATTGCGACTTCTTTATCGCCGGCACCCACAAGTGGATGTTCGGCCCGCGCGGCACCGGCCTGGTGTGCGCCCGTGACGCCGAGAACAAATACGTCACGCCGATGGTGCCGACTTTTTCCGAGGACAAGGACTTCGCCACCAGCATGACGCCAGGTGGTTATCACGCCTTCGAACATCGCTGGGCCGCCGACGAAGCCTTCAAGCTGCACCTGCAGCTGGGCAAAGCACCGGTGCAGGCACGTATCCATGCCCTCAACACCGAACTCAAGGACCAGTTGCTGGCCCACCCGCAGATCGAGCTGGTCACGCCGCGCAGCCCTGAACTGTCGGCGGGTTTCACCTTCTTTCGAGTCAAGGGCCAGAACAGCGACGAGGTGGCGGCCTACCTGATGAAAAACCGCGTGGTGGTGGACGCAGTCGATCGTGACGTCGGCCCGGTGATTCGTACCGCGCCCGGCCTGCTCAACAGCTCGGATGAGCTCCAGCGCTTCGTGACCTTGCTGAGCCAACGGCTATGA
- a CDS encoding formylglycine-generating enzyme family protein encodes MTPFRLKPLTALALTALCGALLPNLAQAATPQPGKVFKDCKDCPEMVVLPAGTFTMGTPEGEVGREPDEGPMHAVTFAKPFAMSRFHITAAEWDSYVRQTGVKIANGDDRPGRECIASKPRYPQGPRQPAVCMDMDDIKQYVSWLSKKTGQQYYMVSEAQREYAARAGTTGPFPFPFDEGKGYSIAKHANTYGPADGYSYSSPVGSYPPNAFGMYDMHGNVYERVADCEHPNYIGAPTDGSAWVEPNCEGYQIRGNDWGEAPVFSRSGNRNTIYPDTRGDWLGFRVVRDL; translated from the coding sequence ATGACTCCATTCCGACTCAAACCCCTGACCGCACTGGCGCTCACCGCCCTGTGCGGCGCGCTGCTGCCCAACCTGGCCCAGGCCGCCACACCACAACCCGGCAAGGTATTCAAAGACTGCAAGGATTGCCCGGAAATGGTGGTATTGCCTGCCGGCACCTTCACCATGGGCACGCCGGAAGGCGAAGTCGGCCGCGAGCCCGACGAAGGCCCGATGCATGCCGTGACCTTCGCCAAGCCGTTCGCCATGAGCCGTTTCCATATCACCGCCGCTGAATGGGACAGCTACGTGCGCCAGACCGGCGTGAAGATCGCCAACGGCGACGATCGCCCTGGCCGCGAATGCATCGCCAGCAAGCCGCGCTACCCTCAAGGCCCGCGCCAGCCGGCGGTGTGCATGGATATGGACGATATCAAGCAGTACGTGAGCTGGCTGTCGAAGAAGACCGGCCAGCAGTACTACATGGTCAGCGAAGCCCAGCGCGAATACGCCGCTCGTGCCGGCACAACCGGCCCGTTCCCCTTCCCGTTCGACGAGGGCAAGGGCTACAGCATCGCCAAGCACGCCAACACCTACGGCCCGGCAGATGGCTATAGCTATTCGTCGCCGGTCGGCAGCTACCCGCCGAATGCGTTTGGCATGTATGACATGCACGGCAATGTGTACGAGCGGGTGGCTGATTGCGAACATCCGAACTACATCGGCGCACCGACTGATGGCAGTGCGTGGGTGGAGCCCAACTGTGAGGGCTATCAGATTCGTGGCAATGACTGGGGTGAGGCACCGGTGTTTTCGCGCTCGGGCAACCGCAATACCATCTACCCGGATACCCGCGGGGACTGGCTCGGTTTCAGGGTCGTTCGTGACCTCTGA
- a CDS encoding TonB-dependent siderophore receptor, with protein MSYPLWLSTPKRYALKKLPQAVRLMMLGAVLVVPAAATFMPGAAFAQGEAGKVAFAIPAGQLSQALMAFGSAAGVSISYDPALASQQTTRGLRGQFSVDEGLSRLLSGSGLQASREASGSYVVMPPASGSAVMTLGATNISAEGLGATTENSGSYTTGATSTATKLPLSLRETPQSVSVVTRQLMDDQHLSTLNEVMAFTPGISINHRDSERFDFNSRGFTIQNFQYDGIPSQVANESQQYVGAISDMAIYDRVEVIRGATGLMSGAGTPSATINLVRKRPTKDFQGYVSGEAGAWDRYRSEVDVSGPLTETGNVRGRFVAAYQKQNSFIDWYGQEKRVMYGALDIDLNDSTTLRTSLDYQNNDANGSSYGHIPLFFSNGKQTNFSRSFNPASRSSYMDNTSYNFTTMLDHKLDNDWSLKTAYSHQYSYRKGQGASASGGYPDPATGQGTGVFIYRLDSYQTQDTLDTYASGPFNLGGREHELVVGASASRTHLNFPNYASHNDDGDYGSANIFNWNGNEYGRRQYFKDGGTVTTLQQTGLYGALRLKPFDPLTIILGTRLSWWNQEDEVSDYLKGTKATDKTKKTGVVTPYVGVVYELNDTYSAYASYTSIFLPQTFYKTGSGGSLAPLEGDNYEIGLKGEFFNGALNASIAVFDIEQKNTPEQAGVDSAGRAVYKAISGTNTRGVETEISGEVASGWNVFGGYTYRESHDKDGGRVQTNQPINLFKFGTTYRLPGAWSKLTVGGNVTWQSEMYASSQINYTGPYYKATQDPFAVVGLLAKYKVDEHLTVGLNVNNLFDQKYYDGMGTFNSGSYGEPRNAMVNAKWTF; from the coding sequence ATGTCTTATCCCCTTTGGTTGTCTACGCCCAAGCGTTACGCATTGAAGAAATTGCCGCAGGCCGTGCGCCTGATGATGCTGGGGGCTGTACTGGTCGTGCCGGCGGCTGCTACGTTTATGCCGGGCGCCGCGTTCGCCCAGGGCGAGGCGGGCAAGGTCGCCTTCGCGATTCCGGCCGGTCAATTATCGCAAGCGCTGATGGCGTTCGGTTCGGCGGCCGGCGTCTCGATCTCCTACGACCCGGCGCTGGCCAGCCAGCAAACCACCCGCGGGCTGAGGGGCCAATTCAGCGTGGATGAAGGGCTGTCCCGGTTGTTGTCGGGCAGTGGCTTGCAGGCCAGTCGCGAAGCCAGCGGCAGCTATGTGGTGATGCCGCCTGCCAGTGGTTCGGCGGTGATGACGCTGGGGGCGACCAATATCAGTGCCGAGGGGCTCGGGGCAACGACCGAAAACAGCGGTTCCTACACCACGGGCGCGACCAGTACTGCAACCAAGTTGCCATTGTCTCTGCGTGAAACCCCACAGTCGGTCAGTGTGGTCACCCGGCAACTGATGGATGACCAGCACCTGTCTACGCTCAACGAAGTGATGGCCTTCACCCCTGGTATCAGCATCAACCATCGCGACAGCGAACGGTTCGATTTCAACTCCCGTGGCTTTACCATCCAGAACTTCCAGTACGACGGCATTCCGTCGCAAGTGGCCAACGAGTCCCAGCAATACGTCGGCGCCATTTCGGACATGGCTATCTATGACCGCGTCGAAGTGATTCGCGGCGCTACCGGTCTGATGAGTGGCGCGGGGACTCCGTCCGCCACCATCAACCTGGTGCGCAAGCGTCCGACCAAGGACTTCCAGGGCTACGTGTCCGGGGAGGCGGGGGCATGGGATCGCTACCGCTCCGAAGTCGATGTCTCCGGGCCGTTGACTGAAACGGGCAATGTACGTGGGCGCTTTGTGGCGGCCTACCAGAAACAGAATTCGTTTATCGACTGGTACGGCCAGGAAAAGCGCGTGATGTACGGCGCGTTGGATATTGATCTGAACGACAGCACGACGCTACGCACCAGCCTCGACTATCAGAACAATGATGCCAATGGCAGCAGTTATGGGCATATCCCGCTGTTCTTCAGTAACGGCAAGCAAACCAATTTCTCCCGGTCATTCAACCCGGCCTCGCGCTCCAGTTACATGGACAACACCAGCTACAACTTCACCACCATGCTGGATCACAAGCTGGACAATGACTGGAGCCTGAAAACAGCTTACAGCCATCAATACTCGTACCGTAAAGGCCAGGGCGCATCGGCCAGTGGTGGCTACCCTGACCCGGCGACAGGGCAGGGCACAGGCGTATTCATTTATCGCCTGGACAGCTACCAGACCCAGGACACCCTCGATACCTATGCGTCCGGCCCGTTCAACCTGGGTGGGCGCGAGCATGAGTTGGTGGTCGGTGCCAGTGCCTCGCGTACGCACCTTAACTTCCCCAACTACGCCAGCCACAACGATGACGGCGATTATGGGTCGGCGAATATCTTCAACTGGAATGGCAATGAGTACGGGCGGCGTCAGTATTTCAAGGATGGCGGCACCGTCACCACCTTGCAGCAGACCGGCCTGTATGGCGCCTTGCGTTTGAAGCCGTTCGATCCGCTGACCATCATCCTGGGCACCCGGCTCAGTTGGTGGAACCAGGAAGACGAGGTCAGTGATTACCTCAAGGGCACCAAGGCCACCGACAAGACCAAGAAAACCGGGGTTGTCACACCTTATGTCGGCGTTGTCTATGAACTGAACGACACCTATTCGGCGTACGCCAGTTACACCAGCATCTTCCTGCCGCAGACCTTCTACAAAACTGGATCGGGCGGCTCACTGGCTCCGCTTGAGGGCGACAACTATGAGATCGGTCTCAAGGGTGAGTTCTTCAACGGCGCGCTGAATGCCAGCATCGCTGTGTTCGACATTGAGCAGAAGAACACACCTGAGCAGGCGGGCGTGGATTCTGCCGGCCGCGCGGTGTACAAGGCCATCAGTGGCACCAATACCCGTGGCGTCGAGACCGAGATCTCCGGTGAAGTGGCCAGCGGCTGGAATGTGTTTGGTGGCTATACCTACCGTGAGTCCCATGACAAGGATGGCGGTCGGGTCCAGACCAACCAGCCGATCAACCTGTTCAAGTTCGGCACGACTTATCGCTTGCCGGGTGCGTGGAGCAAGTTGACCGTCGGCGGTAACGTAACTTGGCAAAGCGAGATGTACGCGTCTTCGCAAATCAACTATACAGGCCCTTATTACAAGGCGACCCAGGATCCGTTTGCGGTGGTCGGCTTGTTGGCCAAGTACAAGGTCGATGAGCACCTGACCGTAGGTTTGAACGTCAACAACCTGTTTGACCAGAAGTACTACGATGGCATGGGTACATTCAACTCGGGCTCCTATGGCGAGCCGCGCAATGCCATGGTCAACGCCAAGTGGACCTTCTGA